In Nocardia sp. NBC_00403, the DNA window CCCCGGCCGCCTCCTCGACACTCCCGCCACCGGCCTCGTGACGCTCGGTCCGCCGCCGCTGCCGCACGGCGCCATCCCGCGCACCGATGTCGCCATGGTCCTGGCGGGAATTCTGCACGCCCCGCAGACCGCGGGAGCGGCACTCGAACTGATCTCAGGTGCCATTCCGGTGACTTCCGCGATCGAAAATTTAGATAACCAGTCGGTCGCCCAAGGCGGTGCCGCCCCGACCGATTGACTTGTGCACGTCCCCGATTGGAGTCCGTCACTGTGTTCAGCCGTATCGTGTCCCTGAAGATCCGGCCCGGCTCTCGCTCCGAATTTCTGGCCGCCGTCGGCCGCAGCGCCGCCGCGTCGGTGCGTGAGGAGCCGGGTTGCCTCCGGTTCGATGTCTGTGCCGACCGCGTGGATCCGCACCGGTTCTTCCTGTACCAGGTATATGTCGACGACGAGGCAGCGGAAGCGCATCGATTCACCGACCATTTCATTGCGTGGCGCAGCGCGGCAGACCGATATGTCGAGCCGGGCACCCAGGTTCACTACAGCACCGATGTCCTCGTCAACGCCAACTGAGTTGCCCGGCGGAACGCGCTTTCGCCACGCGTTCGCGGGCGGTTAGCAGACACGAAATCGCCTCTGCGCACACGCAATCGATCGTGCAGATGTACTTGCATCTGAAAGGCGCACCGACCTAAACTCAGTCCCGCAACGCTATATAGGGGACAACCAGGGGAGGCCGCGTGGGCGAGCCAAGGGCCAATGTCGCCATGGGTTTGCTGCCGCCAGACGTCAGGGGCGTTCGAATGGACCAACCACTTCACGGCGGCCGGCTCGGAATAGCCGATGCCGCACTGGCCGACCAGCCAGCGAACGGTACGAATATGAGCAC includes these proteins:
- a CDS encoding putative quinol monooxygenase; the protein is MFSRIVSLKIRPGSRSEFLAAVGRSAAASVREEPGCLRFDVCADRVDPHRFFLYQVYVDDEAAEAHRFTDHFIAWRSAADRYVEPGTQVHYSTDVLVNAN